The Episyrphus balteatus chromosome 3, idEpiBalt1.1, whole genome shotgun sequence genome segment GATAAATTGgcaaaaatccaaaactctcattgttttgttttggtttttttgttttttttttttgtattttttctttctcaatTAATTCAAGTCATAAAAAACTCTTACCCTCAAGCAGTGTGTATTTTCACTTTCATTCTTGAAATTGAGAGTCTGAGTTTTGAATGAAAGCAAAAGTTGGGAGGAAATTGTATCGTATACCAATgccatataaaataataaatgtgtTAAGGTAATTCAAAACGCACACACATTCACTTTCACatatgtacattatttttcctttatggtctgaaattttaaatctttttttttttttcacttcactttttgaataaattctttaattttttgttttagctcGTTTTTGGGCTTTTGGCTGCAGTTTTACTGCTTACCAACGCTGAAGATGTCAAAGAGAAATCCAAAAAAGCTGAAATTGAACCTGCACCTGCTGCCGCTGCCCCCGATGCTACCGCAGAAAAGAAACAAGGCAAACGTGGCATCTTCTCATCCGGCTACGGATATGGCGGTGGTATTGAGCTCGGCCATGGCTATGGCGGCGGTCATGGTGGACTTTTAGGTGATCATGGAGCAATCCTCGCTCATGGTGGAGAATATGCTCATGGACTTGGTCATGAAACAGTCAAAACCATCACTCTAGTGAAGAACGTTGCTGTTCCATACGCCGTTGAAAAGCATATTCCATATCCAGTAGAGAAACAAGTACCATATCCAGTTAAGGTTGCTGTACCACAGCCCTACCCCGTTGTCAAGCATGTTCCATATCCAGTTAAGCAAATTATTAAGGTTCCCGTTCATATTCCACAACCCTATCCAGTAGAAAAGGAAGTACCATATCCAGTTCATGTACCAGTTGATCGTCCAGTTCCTTACAAGGTTCTTGTACCACAACCCTATCCAGTTGAAAAGACCGTCCATGTGCCAGTCAAGGTTCCAGTTGCTGCCCCATATCCAGTTGAAAGGAAGGTTCCATATCCAGTCAAGGTTCCCGTCCATGTGCCACAACCCTATCCAGTTGAGAAGATTGTCCATTATCCAGTCAAGGTCCCAGTTGATAACCCAGTGCCATATGAAGTGGCAAAACCATACCCAGTGCCAGTTGAGAAGCCAGTTCCATACACTGTAATAAAGAAGGTACCAGTTGCT includes the following:
- the LOC129913630 gene encoding skin secretory protein xP2-like; translation: MKSMLVFGLLAAVLLLTNAEDVKEKSKKAEIEPAPAAAAPDATAEKKQGKRGIFSSGYGYGGGIELGHGYGGGHGGLLGDHGAILAHGGEYAHGLGHETVKTITLVKNVAVPYAVEKHIPYPVEKQVPYPVKVAVPQPYPVVKHVPYPVKQIIKVPVHIPQPYPVEKEVPYPVHVPVDRPVPYKVLVPQPYPVEKTVHVPVKVPVAAPYPVERKVPYPVKVPVHVPQPYPVEKIVHYPVKVPVDNPVPYEVAKPYPVPVEKPVPYTVIKKVPVAVHVPYDRPVPVQVDRPVPVPVKVPVPAPYPVEKHVPVPVERQVPVPVHVPYDRPYPVHIEKHVPVAYDRPVPYKVPVAVPVHVESHGISGHGISGYGLEGHGFDLHHH